One segment of Aquimarina sp. BL5 DNA contains the following:
- a CDS encoding GTP cyclohydrolase, with protein MITIKEITSKADLTIFVKFPFELYKDSPYYVPSIIKEELDVMNPKKNPVFKNAVAKYFLAYRNDKIVGRIAAIINWIEVKEQQKSKVRFGWFDVIDDIEVTKALLAKVAEFGKQHSLEYMEGPVGFSNMDKAGILIKGFEELNTMITWYNYPYYQKHMEQLGFEDAATWVEYKIKVPTETREKVIKFAKIIKERYQLQLLKFKKSKELLKYADDMFDLLNKTYSSLQTFVPIQQYQIEMYKKKYLPYLNPEYITCIADNTGKLIAFSIVMPSFSKALKKMNGKIYPLKFLHILKAQRRNDTAAFYLIGVDPEYQNKGVTALIFKEMNETFIRNGIEMVETNPELEENKAIQALWNDYEHDQHKMRRTYRKGI; from the coding sequence ATGATTACGATTAAAGAAATTACCTCCAAAGCAGATTTGACTATATTTGTTAAGTTTCCTTTTGAATTATATAAAGACTCTCCCTATTACGTTCCTTCTATTATTAAAGAAGAGTTAGATGTAATGAATCCTAAAAAAAACCCCGTTTTTAAAAATGCGGTTGCTAAATATTTCTTAGCATATAGAAACGACAAGATAGTAGGAAGAATAGCTGCAATTATTAATTGGATTGAAGTAAAGGAACAACAAAAATCGAAAGTTCGTTTTGGATGGTTTGATGTAATTGATGATATAGAAGTTACCAAAGCTCTTTTAGCAAAAGTAGCAGAGTTTGGAAAACAGCATTCTCTTGAATATATGGAAGGTCCTGTAGGCTTTTCTAATATGGATAAGGCAGGTATATTGATTAAAGGGTTTGAAGAACTCAATACCATGATTACCTGGTATAATTACCCATATTATCAAAAGCATATGGAACAACTTGGTTTTGAAGATGCAGCAACTTGGGTAGAATACAAAATAAAAGTCCCTACTGAAACTAGAGAAAAGGTAATAAAATTTGCAAAAATTATTAAAGAACGCTATCAACTGCAATTACTTAAATTTAAGAAAAGTAAAGAGCTATTGAAATATGCAGATGATATGTTCGATTTACTTAATAAAACATACAGTAGTCTACAGACATTTGTACCCATACAGCAGTATCAAATAGAAATGTATAAGAAAAAATACTTACCCTATTTAAACCCTGAATACATAACTTGTATTGCTGATAATACTGGAAAATTAATTGCTTTTTCGATTGTTATGCCATCATTCTCTAAAGCTTTGAAAAAAATGAATGGTAAGATATATCCATTGAAATTCCTTCATATTCTTAAAGCGCAACGAAGAAATGATACTGCTGCTTTCTACCTTATTGGAGTTGATCCAGAATATCAAAATAAAGGAGTGACAGCACTTATTTTTAAAGAAATGAATGAAACGTTTATTCGTAATGGTATAGAAATGGTAGAAACCAATCCAGAGTTGGAAGAGAACAAAGCTATACAAGCATTATGGAATGACTATGAACACGATCAACACAAAATGAGAAGAACATATAGAAAAGGTATTTAA
- a CDS encoding aminotransferase class I/II-fold pyridoxal phosphate-dependent enzyme: protein MRDLFDKIYEDKGPLGKWADQAEGYFVFPKLEGPISNRMKFQGREVVTWSINDYLGLANMEEVRKVDAEAAAAYGSAYPMGARMMSGHTDLHEQLQNELAEFVHKEAAYLLNFGYQGMVSTIDALVSKDDIIVYDVDAHACIIDGVRLHQGQRYTYRHNDIESIEKNLMRATRMAQKTGGGILLISEGVFGMRGEQGRLKEIVALKEKYNFRLFVDDAHGFGTLGATGAGAGEEQGVQDDIDVYFATFAKSMASTGAFIAADQEIIDYLKYNLRSQMFAKSLQMQLVVGALKRLDMLRTMPELKAKLWENVNALQNGLRDRGFDLGTTQSCVTPVYLKGSIPEAMALVKDLRENHGIFCSIVVYPVIPKGLILLRLIPTASHTMQDIEETLNAFSAIRETLENGTYKKMSAALAEAMGE from the coding sequence AATGGGCAGATCAGGCAGAAGGATATTTTGTTTTTCCAAAGTTAGAAGGGCCAATATCAAATAGAATGAAGTTTCAGGGTAGAGAAGTAGTTACCTGGAGTATTAATGATTATTTGGGGCTTGCTAATATGGAAGAAGTTCGTAAAGTAGATGCTGAAGCTGCAGCTGCATACGGTTCTGCATATCCTATGGGTGCTAGAATGATGAGTGGACATACAGATCTTCACGAGCAACTACAAAATGAACTTGCGGAATTTGTGCATAAAGAAGCTGCTTATTTATTAAATTTTGGATATCAGGGAATGGTATCTACGATTGATGCATTGGTAAGCAAAGATGATATCATAGTATATGATGTAGATGCACATGCTTGTATTATTGATGGAGTTAGATTACATCAAGGACAAAGATATACGTATCGTCATAATGATATTGAAAGTATAGAGAAAAACCTTATGAGAGCTACTAGAATGGCTCAAAAAACTGGCGGTGGAATTCTATTAATCTCTGAAGGGGTTTTTGGGATGCGCGGTGAGCAAGGAAGGTTAAAAGAAATAGTAGCATTAAAAGAAAAATATAACTTCAGATTGTTTGTTGATGATGCCCACGGTTTTGGAACATTAGGAGCTACTGGAGCAGGAGCAGGAGAAGAACAAGGAGTTCAGGATGATATAGATGTATACTTTGCTACATTCGCTAAATCTATGGCGAGTACGGGAGCTTTTATCGCTGCTGATCAAGAAATTATAGACTATCTAAAATATAATTTACGTTCTCAGATGTTCGCTAAATCATTGCAGATGCAATTGGTAGTGGGAGCGCTAAAACGATTAGATATGTTGCGTACCATGCCTGAATTAAAAGCGAAACTTTGGGAAAATGTAAATGCTTTACAAAATGGGTTACGTGATAGAGGTTTTGATCTCGGAACTACACAAAGTTGTGTAACTCCAGTATACTTAAAAGGAAGTATTCCTGAAGCAATGGCGTTAGTAAAGGATCTTAGAGAAAATCATGGGATCTTTTGTTCTATTGTCGTGTATCCTGTTATTCCTAAAGGGTTGATATTATTACGATTAATACCAACTGCTTCTCATACAATGCAAGATATTGAAGAGACATTAAATGCTTTTTCAGCAATTAGAGAAACATTAGAAAACGGAACCTATAAAAAAATGTCTGCTGCTCTTGCAGAAGCAATGGGAGAGTAA